A genomic region of Bernardetia sp. ABR2-2B contains the following coding sequences:
- a CDS encoding RsmE family RNA methyltransferase, producing MDTYFFYPDLELGQQITLPEEEAKHLKTLRVKEGDFIDIVNGKGILAKGKVLSPNVKNSLIEITQIFDTEAKRPFYIHIAVAATKSSDRIEWFLEKAIEIGIDEISFIETSRSEYNHLKSDRLVKKSIAAIKQSLRATLPKINAPKEFKDFIKKYHSDRKNQTKHGEETLEIQRFIAYTPTDTTAVLENCATKNAYYLVLIGSEGGFSPEEAHQAQISGFECVSLGEYRLRTETAALYSCMALNSLNRS from the coding sequence ATGGATACTTATTTTTTCTATCCTGATTTAGAACTCGGACAACAAATTACACTTCCAGAAGAGGAAGCCAAACATCTCAAAACGCTTAGAGTAAAAGAAGGCGATTTTATAGATATTGTAAATGGAAAAGGAATTTTAGCGAAAGGAAAAGTGCTTTCTCCAAATGTCAAAAACTCTTTGATAGAAATTACACAAATATTTGATACAGAGGCAAAACGACCTTTTTATATTCATATTGCTGTTGCTGCCACGAAAAGTTCGGATAGAATAGAATGGTTTTTGGAAAAAGCTATCGAAATAGGAATTGATGAAATTTCATTTATAGAAACAAGTAGAAGCGAATATAATCATTTAAAGTCTGACCGATTAGTAAAGAAAAGTATCGCTGCTATCAAGCAATCTCTTCGTGCTACACTTCCAAAAATAAATGCTCCTAAAGAATTTAAAGATTTCATAAAAAAATACCATTCTGATAGAAAAAATCAAACGAAACACGGAGAAGAAACGTTAGAAATCCAACGCTTTATAGCTTACACACCTACTGATACAACGGCTGTTTTGGAAAATTGCGCTACCAAAAATGCTTATTATTTGGTTTTGATAGGAAGTGAAGGAGGTTTTAGTCCAGAAGAAGCACATCAAGCGCAAATATCTGGTTTCGAATGTGTAAGTTTAGGAGAGTACAGACTCAGAACCGAAACGGCTGCACTTTATTCTTGTATGGCTCTAAATAGTCTGAATAGAAGTTAG